In the genome of Yersinia enterocolitica, the window CATTTTGAATCCACGCCGGACACACCAGAAATCATCGCCACTATCCATGGTGAAGGTTACCGTTTCTGTGGTGACCTGGAAGAGTAAACCTCTGGCTGCTATCCACAGTAAAAAGCCAGCATTCTATGCTGGCTTTTTTATATCTATCCAATTTTTACCACGGCATAATCGGAACGGCACTGATCGCATTTTTCGGCGAGCCGTCGACAACGCGATCGGAATAGGTCAGATAGATTAAGGCATTACGCTTTTGATCATAGAAACGCACTACCTGTAACTTTTTAAACACCAAAGAAGTCCGTTTCTGGAAAACCACTGTACCTTCGGATTTTTTATTCTTAATTTTGTCACTCAGCTCAATCGGCCCCACTTGCTGACAGGAAATTGCTGCATCAGACGTATCCTCTGCCAACCCCAATCCACCTTTGATGCCCCCGGTTTTAGCGCGGCTGATATAACAAGTTACATTTTTAACATCGGGGTCGTCGAAGGCCTCAACCACTATTTTATGATCTGGCCCGAGCAGTTTAAAGACTGTATCGACGGAGCCAATTTCCTCTGCATGAGCAGTTATGGCCCCAAATGAAAGCAGACAACCAAGGAATATCCAATTCTTTTTCATACACTTACTCCATTCCGCTGAATAACGTTACTCAGCGTTAACTATTTGTACTAAAAATAAAATATTCGTTAAAAAGATATTTTATAAATCTTAGGTTCTTTTTTAACACACTATGCCACAAAATTCTTAAGCAGTCGGGAACATAAAAAGTTGCTACTATTCGCCAGAGCTATTCTTTTCATATGACTAACACCCTAAATTTAGGCCGCTTTACGAGGAAGATCTATGGATCAAGCCAGTATCATTCGTGATTTGCTTAGCTGGCTAGAAAGTCATTTAGACCAGCCTTTAGCACTGGACAATGTTGCTGCCAAAGCCGGCTATTCTAAATGGCATTTGCAGCGAATGTTCAAGGATGTCACCGGGAATGCTATCGGTGCCTATATCCGTGCCAGAAGGTTATCTAAAGCCGCTGTAGCGTTACGATTAACCAGCCGTCCTATTCTGGACATTGCCCTACAATATCGCTTTGATTCGCAGCAAACCTTTACCCGGGCATTTAAAAAGCAGTTTGCACAAACACCGGCGCTGTACCGACGGGCAGAAGATTGGCACTCGGCTGGGATTTGCCCACCGATTCGGCTAGGGGAATATACGCTACCTCAACCTGAATTCATCACCTTGCCTGAACAGCACCTGATTGGTCTGACACAAAGCTACTCTTGTACGCTTGAACAGATATCAACTTATCGTACTGAACTACGCTCGCATTTTTGGCAACAATATCTCGGTGATGCCGATCACTTGCCGCCAGTGCTCTATGGTTTACATCACTCCCGCCCTAATCAGGAGAAAGATGATGAGCAGGAGATTTTCTATACCACCGCCATTGAGCCACAACATGTTCCGGGCAATGTGCCGGAAGGGCAACCGGTTATCTTGCAAGGTGGCGAGTACGTGCAGTTCAGCTATGAGGGGCCGCTGGAGGGATTGCAAAACTTCATTCTGACACTCTATGGCACCAGTCTGCCGCAATTAGGGCTAACCCGCCGGCGAGGGTACGATATAGAGCGCTTCTTCCCGCAGGGGAGGCCGAAAGATCAGCCTCCAACCTCGTTGAAATGTGAATATCTCATTCCTATCCGTCGTTAACGCTGTAGCTCATCAAGTGCTGGCATATCCAAGTGAGCGGTATCGCCAGCACTTTCAATGACCCAGCCAGAGGCCAGCCAAGGGCTTTCTTGATAATCAACCCGAGATAACGAACAGTTGCGCAAACGTAGACGCCGTTCGGCATGCGCGGGCAGACCCAGTAATGTACTCAACAAACATCCCAGCGCCATACCATGGCTAACTAACAGCGGCTTGCTGCCAGCAGGTAACTTCAGACAGCTATCCAGCGCTGCATGCATACGGCTACCCAGTTCAGTCATCGACTCACCT includes:
- a CDS encoding MDR efflux pump AcrAB transcriptional activator RobA, which codes for MDQASIIRDLLSWLESHLDQPLALDNVAAKAGYSKWHLQRMFKDVTGNAIGAYIRARRLSKAAVALRLTSRPILDIALQYRFDSQQTFTRAFKKQFAQTPALYRRAEDWHSAGICPPIRLGEYTLPQPEFITLPEQHLIGLTQSYSCTLEQISTYRTELRSHFWQQYLGDADHLPPVLYGLHHSRPNQEKDDEQEIFYTTAIEPQHVPGNVPEGQPVILQGGEYVQFSYEGPLEGLQNFILTLYGTSLPQLGLTRRRGYDIERFFPQGRPKDQPPTSLKCEYLIPIRR